In Thermobaculum terrenum ATCC BAA-798, the DNA window TCAAGCCCAGTAAGCTTATCCTGCATTTCAGCACGAGCGGTGAGCATGATTACAGGCATCTCGGGATATTGCTTCTTTATGTGTTTGAGCAGGGTGAATCCATCCATCCTGGGTAGTTGAACGTCCAGAAGTATAAGGTCAGGCGTCCTTTGTTCTAGTGCTCTCAATGCCTGACTCGGATCGGCAGCAATTTCAACCTCGTGACCTTCATTTTCCAACAGGAAATCTATCAGTTTTCCTGTTAGAGGATCATCATCGACAGCTAATATTAGTGCCTTGCGTGGTTGCATTTTGTATCCCTCGCACTCTTGTACAGGCTTTATAGGCATCCACGCATACAGTATAAGACATTATTAGTTATATTTATCATCTGTTACTATTAGTTGTTAGTCTTAGTGAGGAATAAAGGCAAGAAGGGCAGGAGGTTCGAACATGACCTCTTGCCCATTAGATGTCATGTGGAGTTATTTCTACTTACCGATGTTACCCAGTGCATTCAAGATGGTTGGGATAGCAGGTCCAAGAAGTACTACGAATACAGCCGGGAATATGAATAGCACCATAGGTATGATTATCTTGATCACTGCCTTGTGTCCCAACTCCTCAGCCCTTTGCCTTCTTCGAAGTCGCATCTGTTCTGATTGTATAGACAAGGTTCTACCTATACTAGCTCCTATCTCATCTGCCTGGACGATGGAGCTTACGAGTAACTTCATCTCGTCAAGCTGTACTCTTTCGGCCATGGATCTAAGGGCATCCCTACGGCTCTTGCCAAGCTTCATCTCGCTGAGAACCAATGCAAATTCCCTAGCTATATCGTTGTCCCATTTCTGAACGATCTCCAACATAGCAGCATCGAAGCCCAGTCCAGCCTCCACACTTATGGTGAGAAGGTCGAGGGCGTCCGGCATCTGAAGTAAAATCCTTCGCCTGCGTTGTGTGATTTCCCGAGAGAGCCAGAATAGGGGCAAATATACTCCCGCAGCTAGTAGTACCAGCCCCAATATTAGGTTGTGAGTTAGTAACAGTCCTAGTACTAAGCCAGTTAGTCCCAGCAAAACCTGTATTGTAATGAAATGTGCTAGGCGAATACCATGGGGATAGGCGGCAGCTATCAGTTTGTCTACAATGAACCTTTGCCACTTACCAGGAATCCATCTAACTACCGTTACCGAGACTAAAGGCACCAGTGGTTTGATCAGGTCTACTATGGAAGTCTTCTTTTTCGTGACTGAGACTTCTGGGGGTGTATCTTGATGTTCTTCATGCAGCAATTTCTTAAGTCTTCTCTGTATAGGACTTGGCCTTTGAGCTAAAACCAACCCATAGACTAGAAATAGGACGCCACTTGCAGCAATTATCCCTAGTGTGGGTAAGCTCACTGGTGGAGGTGGTACCTCACCTGCTGGCTTGCCTGGGTTTATCACTGGCAGATTGCCTACCCTGATTGGTTGTGTGCTGCTAGCTTCACTTGTCCTGCTAGCATAGCTGTAAGAGAAGCTATATATCGGAGAAGAAGGTGAGGATTTAAGATAGATATCTACTTTTACCTTCTCGCCTTCCTTTGATATGGTTGAGGATGTGTATGATAGCCTATATTCCTGATGAAGTTTCTGAGATATATCGGCAAATACTCTTCTGAGTTGGGCGTTAGTTGGAGCTGAGAAGTATTCCCCCCCAGTCTCATTTGCTATTTTCTGTAATCCTTGTGTATCTACCTTTTTGCCGAATCCGACCGTGAACACAGATGCCCCTACTTCCTGGGCCTTGGCTACGGCTTCCTCTAAAGTAGTGTTTCTTGAAGTATTGAAGCCATCGGTCATCAACACGATTGCCTTAGTGTTCTGCCCCTTAGCTACCTCCTGAGCTGCCAGTGATAGTCCTTGATATAGGGCAGTGCCCACACTTCGGCTGAGTTTCTGAATAGATTCTTGTACTCTTGCATGATCCTGGGCCAAAGGCTCGATGACCCTTGCCGTCTTATCAAAGGTTATCAAGCCTACCTTGTCCTCTGGCGATAGTCCATTGATTAAGCCGTAAGCTGCATCTTGGGCAGCTGTGAATGCGTCGTCATTCATACTTGCACTTGTGTCTAGAGCCAGTACTACATCTATAGGATCAGGGTTCTGGTAGAAGGGATAGACAGCTATATCGGATTGTTCTTTCCCGTTCTCTTTTACGATAAAGTCATCTGCACTTAGGTCGGTTACTGGTAGACCCTTGGAGTTGTTCGCAGAGAGCGTCATGACGATTTTGGGTTGTGATGTAGTTGAGACCTCTCTGATGCTTACTCTAACTGTATTTCCAGAATTTGCAGCTAGAGCCTCAGTGAAGTATGAGTAAAAAGTAAGGATCACTAAGATCAGGCTAATTGTTGCAGGTATACGTGCTTTCATAATCATCAGACCTTTATAGCTATTATCCGCCTCATCATGTAATAGCCCATCATAATGCCAGCTAGGGCAACTGCCAGCATTATTCTTCCCATGTTCGTAGTAAACAATGGCATTATGTAGCTCCTGTTCAGAAGGAATATGACTGCGGTCAACAGAAATGGTATTGCTGTGACTATATAGGCAGAAATCCTACCTTGCGCGGTTAGGACTTTTATCTCTCCCTTGATCCTCAGCCTTTCCCTGATCGTAGTTGAGATCGACTTCAGAACGTGAGCCAAACTACCGCCTACTCTATATTGAATATTTATTGCTGTTATCATCATGTCCAAATCTTCACTGGGGCACCTTTCCAGCATTCTTCTGAGAGCTTCCTCCTGGCTAAGTCCCAACTCCTGATCACGCACTACCTTTATGAGCTCATCAGATATAGGGTTAGACATCTCTCTGGCCGCCAGCATCATTGCTTGTGCAAGGCTAGAGCCCGCCTCTAGAGCTCCAGCCAAGACATCTATAGCGCCTGGAAGTTGCCTCTCCAGGGCGCTTAATCTTCTCTTTCGGCGCAGAGCCAGGTAAGCTCTGGGCAGTTGGTAGCCAGCTATCAACCCGAAAATCGCTGCTATGGTCCTAAACAGGGGATAGTTACCTGGAATAAGCAGCATTACTAGGAAGGAGCATAGCAGCGCACCAGCCAGACGGACCAATATGAACTTATCGGCTGCTATGCCCAGCCCCGCTGTTAGTAACTCTCTTCGGAATTTGGGGGTGATTATGAGATCCTTTAGTTTCTCTCTAATTCTCCAGCTGAGTAGCGCTTTTTGCGGTAAGATCTCGGGTGAAGTGTCTTGAGACGAACTAGTAGCTTCAAGATGCCTGCCTATTAGCTGATGTAATCTCTCCTGCCATCTCCTATGCTTTATGTATAGAGTTAATCCTAGGAAAATCAAGAAAATTCCTAGGGCTACAGTTACGCCGGCTAAGTTTTCTGGCTGAGTGAAGATAATATCCAGGTTGGCCACTTCTTGCTCCCTTTTACGATGCCTGGAATATGGATGGTGGTACGTGAATATTGTGAGCTGCGAGTTTCTCAAGGCACTTTGGCCTGGTGCCCTTTGCGACTAGCTCTCCAACAACTTGCCTACCAACCATACCATACTGTCTAAACTCGAATATATCCTGCAGGACTATGGTATCCCCCTCCATGCCTTGCACCTCGCTGATCTTGACTACCTTGCGGGAACCATCTTGTAGTCTTTCCTGGTGCACTATGATATCGATGGCCGAAGCTATTTGCTCACGGATGGCTCTAAGCGGCAGATCCATGCCTGACATCAACACCATGGTTTCCAATCGCGCAAGTGTATCCCTAGGAGAGTTGGAGTGTAGCGTCGTTAGAGAACCATCATGCCCTGTGTTCATCGCTTGGAGCATGTCCAAGGCCTCACCGCTTCTTACCTCACCAACTATGATTCGGTCGGGACGCATACGAAGTGAGTTGACCACTAGGTCTCTGATCGTAATCTCTCCCTTGCCCTCAGCATTTGGAGGTCTCTTCTCCAATCTGACAACATGTCTCTGTCTTAGCTGTAGCTCTGCTGCGTCCTCTATGGTTATTATTCTTTCGTTATCGGGAATAAATGACGAAAGCACGTTCAATAAGGTTGTCTTTCCTGAGCCTGTGCCACCAGAGACTACCATGTTTAGCCTGCCTTTAACACAGGCTTTGAGAAACTCAACCACGGGCGGTGTAAGGGTGCCAAATTGAAGCAGATCGTTTACGGTAAGGGGATCAGCTGAGAACTTTCTAATGGTTAATACTGGTCCCACTAGCGATAGGGGAGGTATGATTGCGTTCACGCGGGACCCGTCTGGTAGTCTTGCATCTACCATAGGGGAGTTTTCATCACATCTTCTACCGAGAGGGGCTATTATACGCTCTATGATCCTACGTACATGCTCTTCGTTATCGAATTTGACATTGGTTTCTTCAAGTCGGCCATTCCTCTCGACCCAGACATGATCTGGGCCGTTTACCATGATCTCTGTAATAGTCTCGTCCTGTAGTAAAGGCTCTAAAGGCCCGAAGGCGAGTATCTCGGCCGATATAGCTTCAAAGAGTCTTACCCTATCAGGCCTTGGGAGTTGAATATTCTCCTCAGCTAGTATCTCGTTGAACATGCCTTCTAGAGTGCGCCGAATTGTGGTTATGTTTTCGGCATCGATATTGCCTCCGAGATCCACCTCCTCAAGTAATCTTCTTTGCACGAGAGACTTGATCTGATGCCAATTGACTCTCTGGGACGCACTCTCTGTAATAGGCGGTGTTACGATGGTCTGAATAGGAGAGCTGTCGCTTGTGCTCGTGGTCTTTCCGTCGGGGGGTGTGTACCCGTTGTTATTGGGTTCTTGATTGTTATTTCTGTTGAGTCGATCTGATATCGAAAAGGGCATACTCTAGCCTCCTATACGATCTAGGTGTTTTGCGCAACTGCTGGATTGGGTTTTTCCTGCTTTCTGCCAATGCGTATCCAGCTAATTATCTTGGCTGTTCTCTTACGTCTGGACTCGAGTTCGCCCTCACTAAGCTTTGTAGACAGCGTAATAAAGGCTTTAGCCATGGAAGACTTTCCCTTCTCCATGGTCACCGGCACACCTGTATTAGTTGCTGATATCATCTTCTTGCCACCCGATGGGATAGTAGCCCCTATCTCGTACTTTATATGCTTCTTGATATCATCCAGGTTGACTGCACCTTTACTTCCAGCCCTGTTGATAAGTAGGAATATCTTCTCCTGCGGATATCCTAGACGTGAGGTTAGCTGAAGGAAGCGGGCAGTATTACGCAGTGCCGCTACTTCAGGAGTACTGACCACGACTATTTGATCGCAGGTGTCAAGCGCTGCCATCGAGACTGCATCTAAGATGTGTGGAGTATCTATGAGTACATAATCTGCTGCCTTGCGTAGGACACCGATTATCCTAAGAAACTGTTCTTCTGTTATCAGCTCAGATCTCTCGATCTGAGCTGGAGCTAGAAGTACTTTCACTCCACTGCTATGTGTTGCCATAATCTCTGATAGAAGGTCCTCGTCTAGTTCCTTCATGTGAGGTGTTAGATCAGCTATGTTCGTTGGGTGATCCAGATCGAGTAAGACACCAACATCCGCTGACTGAAGGGCTGCATCCACAATTACGACTCTCTTCTTGGTGAGCTGTGCAAGCGAGATAGCTGTATTCACTACCATTGTGGTGGTGCCTGAACCACCTTTTGCGCTATGAAAGGTTAGAACTCTAGCTAACCTGGGCTGGTCTCCCGTGGCTTGAGCTACGATCTGGGTTCTTCTGCGTCTCTCTCTCGCTACTAGCCTTCTGATAGAACCTACTAACTCATTACGGTCATCGAGGCTGTAGAGGCATAATTGCGCTCCAGCTAATATGCACTCTCT includes these proteins:
- a CDS encoding VWA domain-containing protein, translated to MKARIPATISLILVILTFYSYFTEALAANSGNTVRVSIREVSTTSQPKIVMTLSANNSKGLPVTDLSADDFIVKENGKEQSDIAVYPFYQNPDPIDVVLALDTSASMNDDAFTAAQDAAYGLINGLSPEDKVGLITFDKTARVIEPLAQDHARVQESIQKLSRSVGTALYQGLSLAAQEVAKGQNTKAIVLMTDGFNTSRNTTLEEAVAKAQEVGASVFTVGFGKKVDTQGLQKIANETGGEYFSAPTNAQLRRVFADISQKLHQEYRLSYTSSTISKEGEKVKVDIYLKSSPSSPIYSFSYSYASRTSEASSTQPIRVGNLPVINPGKPAGEVPPPPVSLPTLGIIAASGVLFLVYGLVLAQRPSPIQRRLKKLLHEEHQDTPPEVSVTKKKTSIVDLIKPLVPLVSVTVVRWIPGKWQRFIVDKLIAAAYPHGIRLAHFITIQVLLGLTGLVLGLLLTHNLILGLVLLAAGVYLPLFWLSREITQRRRRILLQMPDALDLLTISVEAGLGFDAAMLEIVQKWDNDIAREFALVLSEMKLGKSRRDALRSMAERVQLDEMKLLVSSIVQADEIGASIGRTLSIQSEQMRLRRRQRAEELGHKAVIKIIIPMVLFIFPAVFVVLLGPAIPTILNALGNIGK
- a CDS encoding CpaF family protein, whose product is MPFSISDRLNRNNNQEPNNNGYTPPDGKTTSTSDSSPIQTIVTPPITESASQRVNWHQIKSLVQRRLLEEVDLGGNIDAENITTIRRTLEGMFNEILAEENIQLPRPDRVRLFEAISAEILAFGPLEPLLQDETITEIMVNGPDHVWVERNGRLEETNVKFDNEEHVRRIIERIIAPLGRRCDENSPMVDARLPDGSRVNAIIPPLSLVGPVLTIRKFSADPLTVNDLLQFGTLTPPVVEFLKACVKGRLNMVVSGGTGSGKTTLLNVLSSFIPDNERIITIEDAAELQLRQRHVVRLEKRPPNAEGKGEITIRDLVVNSLRMRPDRIIVGEVRSGEALDMLQAMNTGHDGSLTTLHSNSPRDTLARLETMVLMSGMDLPLRAIREQIASAIDIIVHQERLQDGSRKVVKISEVQGMEGDTIVLQDIFEFRQYGMVGRQVVGELVAKGTRPKCLEKLAAHNIHVPPSIFQAS
- a CDS encoding type II secretion system F family protein, producing MANLDIIFTQPENLAGVTVALGIFLIFLGLTLYIKHRRWQERLHQLIGRHLEATSSSQDTSPEILPQKALLSWRIREKLKDLIITPKFRRELLTAGLGIAADKFILVRLAGALLCSFLVMLLIPGNYPLFRTIAAIFGLIAGYQLPRAYLALRRKRRLSALERQLPGAIDVLAGALEAGSSLAQAMMLAAREMSNPISDELIKVVRDQELGLSQEEALRRMLERCPSEDLDMMITAINIQYRVGGSLAHVLKSISTTIRERLRIKGEIKVLTAQGRISAYIVTAIPFLLTAVIFLLNRSYIMPLFTTNMGRIMLAVALAGIMMGYYMMRRIIAIKV
- a CDS encoding AAA family ATPase, translated to MPEQTSLMSLKCLVLDDSVIYAEAIKQMLASEPGIEIINSHTSFGEGVRAAKKHKPDIVLLAGDTPGVSSIVESLDSSVPEIPIIVLFSSEEPDLARECILAGAQLCLYSLDDRNELVGSIRRLVARERRRRTQIVAQATGDQPRLARVLTFHSAKGGSGTTTMVVNTAISLAQLTKKRVVIVDAALQSADVGVLLDLDHPTNIADLTPHMKELDEDLLSEIMATHSSGVKVLLAPAQIERSELITEEQFLRIIGVLRKAADYVLIDTPHILDAVSMAALDTCDQIVVVSTPEVAALRNTARFLQLTSRLGYPQEKIFLLINRAGSKGAVNLDDIKKHIKYEIGATIPSGGKKMISATNTGVPVTMEKGKSSMAKAFITLSTKLSEGELESRRKRTAKIISWIRIGRKQEKPNPAVAQNT